Proteins co-encoded in one Kutzneria chonburiensis genomic window:
- a CDS encoding DUF433 domain-containing protein has product MNTDVRFTRPLLSMADAARLLGIPRQTFHRWARGYERGGPLLHVADPDNLRQASVPFIALAEAWVLEGLRQAGVRPQRIRPALERLQREFGREYVLVSPALGTDGISVLWDFSKTEAGAGLIEGATGQQVIREIVQDYLRYVGFGADGYPSHLELKAFEPTKVVIDPHRASGQPVFTGTGAKVANVAAMLKAGEDPAIVAEEHGVGIDAVRAAARILLGRAA; this is encoded by the coding sequence GTGAACACCGACGTACGGTTCACCAGGCCGCTTCTGAGCATGGCCGACGCTGCGCGCCTTCTCGGCATCCCCCGGCAGACTTTCCATCGTTGGGCGCGAGGCTACGAGCGGGGTGGACCACTGCTCCACGTGGCAGATCCCGATAATCTGCGTCAAGCAAGCGTCCCGTTCATCGCACTCGCTGAGGCATGGGTACTAGAAGGGCTACGACAGGCCGGTGTACGACCACAGCGCATCCGGCCTGCGCTCGAGCGGCTACAGCGTGAGTTCGGCCGTGAGTACGTGCTCGTATCGCCCGCCCTAGGGACCGACGGGATCTCGGTTCTATGGGACTTCTCTAAGACAGAGGCTGGCGCAGGACTGATCGAGGGGGCGACCGGTCAGCAGGTGATACGCGAGATCGTCCAGGACTATCTGCGGTACGTCGGCTTCGGTGCCGACGGCTACCCGTCACATCTGGAACTGAAGGCGTTCGAGCCGACCAAGGTCGTGATCGACCCGCACCGTGCGTCAGGACAACCGGTGTTCACCGGTACAGGTGCGAAAGTCGCGAACGTGGCCGCGATGCTGAAGGCTGGTGAGGACCCTGCCATCGTTGCCGAGGAACACGGGGTCGGGATCGACGCCGTCCGGGCCGCCGCCCGCATCCTCCTTGGCCGCGCCGCCTGA
- a CDS encoding GNAT family N-acetyltransferase, with protein MRDHGLDDGLVRLREWADEDAGWYAESVRDPLIQRFTTDSPTLDAAQVLAAILRLRTAGDQEGFLICDSATARRLGNIALHHDGHAGEISYWVAADARGHGVATRAVFLFSAWIFQHVGLTEVWLRAHRDNVASQQVALRAGYRRDPQRDKSQETKGEVWPMLGYTLTRTGP; from the coding sequence GTGCGTGACCACGGACTCGACGACGGGCTGGTTCGGCTTCGTGAGTGGGCCGACGAGGACGCGGGCTGGTACGCCGAGAGTGTGCGTGACCCGCTCATTCAGCGTTTCACCACAGACTCGCCGACCCTGGACGCCGCCCAGGTCCTGGCCGCAATCCTTCGATTGCGCACCGCCGGCGACCAGGAGGGCTTCCTCATCTGCGACTCGGCCACCGCACGCCGGCTTGGCAACATTGCCCTGCACCATGACGGGCACGCCGGGGAGATTTCCTACTGGGTGGCCGCCGACGCACGCGGCCACGGCGTGGCCACGCGGGCCGTGTTCTTGTTCAGCGCCTGGATCTTCCAGCACGTAGGCTTGACCGAGGTGTGGCTGCGTGCCCACCGCGACAACGTCGCCTCCCAGCAGGTGGCACTACGCGCGGGCTACCGTCGTGATCCGCAGCGCGACAAGTCACAGGAGACGAAGGGTGAGGTGTGGCCGATGCTCGGCTACACCCTGACCCGCACCGGACCGTGA
- a CDS encoding DUF2563 family protein, with translation MSDLRYDSDGLRDGADRDRKSSAAADGVARKLGGESVTAHPFGDVATAGSFAAALGTAHEHHIQGATSAARDRDDQGQRADKTAQLGDELTTTTTTVANEAVVRSVADGMG, from the coding sequence ATGTCCGACCTGAGGTACGACTCCGACGGCCTGCGGGACGGGGCCGACCGGGACCGGAAGTCCAGCGCCGCCGCCGACGGCGTGGCCCGCAAGCTCGGCGGCGAGTCGGTCACCGCGCACCCGTTCGGCGACGTCGCCACGGCCGGGTCGTTCGCGGCCGCGCTGGGCACGGCCCACGAGCACCACATCCAGGGCGCGACCTCCGCCGCCCGTGACCGTGACGACCAGGGGCAGCGAGCCGACAAAACCGCGCAGCTGGGCGACGAACTGACCACGACGACCACCACGGTGGCCAACGAGGCCGTGGTCCGCAGCGTTGCCGACGGGATGGGCTGA